In a genomic window of Meleagris gallopavo isolate NT-WF06-2002-E0010 breed Aviagen turkey brand Nicholas breeding stock chromosome 1, Turkey_5.1, whole genome shotgun sequence:
- the LOC100551190 gene encoding glioma pathogenesis-related protein 1-like yields the protein MKIAFFFAVLFLLDLFACCHTYDQYLLPDIEDAKFIEDCVRVHNDFRSKVNPPASNMLRMSWDPALAKSAKAWAKRCMFEHNIYLKIPQKMHPTFTSIGENIWTGTATIFSVHVALTDWFNEVSSYDFNTRHCTDKCGHYTQVVWATSYKVGCAVHFCPRIHNLQGFNNVAHFVCDYGPAGNYPTKPYKAGRPCSGCSNDQCLGNLCVNAEREKLISYTNWYPDWDTQPQPPRPRPPQPPTPRPPAHTPTAGQLHSSCDPYCVSVLILRPLFLVLSAVGVRLAQGWFPHMCMYV from the exons ATGAAAATCgcctttttctttgctgtgctgttctTGCTTGATCTCTTTGCTTGCTGTCATACGTATGACCAATATCTCTTGCCTGACATAGAAGATGCAAAGTTCATTGAAGACTGTGTGAGAGTTCACAATGACTTCCGATCCAAAGTGAATCCACCAGCCAGCAATATGCTTCGTATG TCCTGGGACCCTGCTTTAGCTAAGTCTGCCAAGGCATGGGCAAAGAGGTGCATGTTTGAGCACAATATCTACCTTAAAATACCACAGAAGATGCACCCTACCTTTACATCTATTGGAGAAAACATCTGGACTGGCACTGCCACCATCTTTTCTGTGCACGTAGCTCTGACTGATTGGTTTAATGAAGTCAGCAGCTACGATTTCAACACCCGTCACTGCACTGACAAGTGTGGTCACTACACCCAG GTTGTTTGGGCAACGAGTTACAAAGTTGGCTGTGCAGTTCACTTCTGCCCTAGAATTCACAATCTTCAAGGATTCAACAATGTGGCGCATTTTGTTTGTGACTATGGGCCAGC GGGGAATTACCCAACAAAGCCTTATAAAGCAGGACGACCATGTAGTGGATGCAGTAACGACCAGTGTCTAGGCAATCTCTGTG TAAATGCAGAACGTGAGAAACTTATAA gTTATACCAACTGGTATCCGGACTGGGACACTCAGCCCCAGCCACCGCGGCCCCGTCCCCCCCAGCCTCCAACCCCTCGGCCTCCAGCCCACACACCCACAGCTGGGCAACTGCATTCTTCCTGTGACCCCTACTGTGTTAGTGTCTTGATTTTAAGGCCACTATTTTTGGTACTGAGTGCTGTAGGTGTTCGTTTAGCACAGGGGTGGTTTCCAcacatgtgtatgtatgtgtaa
- the LOC100550421 gene encoding glioma pathogenesis-related protein 1-like: MISRFFTCVLALLHFCLSSGFYQPETLPDIGDAEFIEECVRTHNRFRSGVSPPASNMLYMSWDPDLAKTARGWAKRCEFKHNIYLQEPGQAHPRFTPVGENLWTGSLSIFSVQGAITSWYKEVGDYTYASNRCSRVCGHYTQVVWAQSYKVGCAVHFCPTVSYFSGTNAAHFVCNYGPAGNYRRHPYETGAACSKCNGEQCTDNLCRNTERDKVISDSRWYPAWDRPACDEYCISVVVLRLLLLILTIVATWILPKYWSIAPATK, from the exons ATGATAAGCAGATTTTTCACTTGTGTGCTGGCTTTATtgcatttctgcctttcttctggCTTCTATCAACCGGAGACGTTGCCTGATATTGGAGATGCAGAGTTTAttgaggaatgtgtgagaacGCACAACAGATTCCGGTCTGGAGTGAGCCCCCCAGCCAGCAACATGTTGTACATG AGTTGGGATCCAGACTTGGCAAAGACTGCAAGAGGTTGGGCAAAGAGATGCGAGTTTAAACATAACATATACCTCCAAGAGCCAGGGCAGGCTCACCCCAGATTTACCCCTGTTGGAGAAAATCTCTGGACTGGCTCACTTTCAATTTTTTCGGTGCAGGGAGCCATCACCTCTTGGTACAAAGAGGTCGGAGACTACACATACGCCAGCAATAGATGTAGCAGAGTATGTGGCCATTACACACAG GTTGTTTGGGCTCAAAGCTACAAGGTTGGCTGTGCTGTCCACTTCTGTCCCACAGTGTCATACTTCTCAGGAACCAATGCAGCACACTTCGTCTGCAACTATGGGCCAGC TGGGAATTACAGACGGCACCCATACGAGACAGGAGCAGCATGCAGCAAATGCAATGGCGAGCAGTGCACTGACAATCTGTGTC GAAACACCGAGCGTGACAAAGTCATTA GTGATTCCAGGTGGTACCCAGCTTGGGACAGACCTGCCTGTGATGAGTACTGCATCTCTGTGGTTGTTTTAAGGCTGCTACTTCTTATTCTGACTATTGTAGCCACTTGGATCCTACCCAAATACTGGTCCATAGCACCTGCCACCAAGTAA
- the LOC104910218 gene encoding GLIPR1-like protein 2 encodes LPPISDKAFIRECVRSHNTYRRNVEPPASNMRYMTWDVALARTARAWANKCIFDHNTYLNVRYHGHPHFASVGENLWIGSHQIFNVRYAIKAWHDEVRNYNYSLQTCSKVCSHYTQIVWDDSYKLGCAVAFCKEIGGIRNAANFVCNYAPHGNFRRRPYKEGAPCSKCGRRDFCDRKLCRNEERDKIVYYSRWNPPWEFRIICDEACIAVIISRALLIFVGFLAIYLFRKQFTNMFMST; translated from the exons CTGCCTCCCATCTCCGATAAAGCTTTCATCAGGGAGTGCGTGCGCTCCCACAACACGTACCGCAGGAATGTCGAGCCCCCCGCCAGCAACATGCGGTACATG ACTTGGGATGTAGCTTTGGCAAGGACTGCCAGGGCATGggcaaataaatgcatttttgatcATAACACGTATTTAAACGTGAGATATCACGGCCATCCTCATTTTGCGAGTGTCGGAGAGAATTTATGGATTGGAAGTCATCAAATATTTAATGTCAGATATGCCATTAAAGCGTGGCATGATGAAGTCAGAAACTACAATTACTCATTACAAACATGTAGTAAAGTCTGCAGTCATTACACTCAG aTTGTTTGGGATGATTCATATAAACTAGGCTGTGCTGttgctttctgtaaagaaattgGAGGAATAAGAAATGCAGCAAATTTTGTTTGCAACTATGCACCACA TGGTAATTTTCGAAGAAGACCATATAAAGAAGGAGCACCATGCAGTAAATGTGGCAGGAGGGACTTCTGTGATAGGAAACTGTGTA gaaATGAAGAACGTGATAAAATTGTTT attaCTCAAGATGGAATCCACCTTGGGAGTTCAGAATTATCTGTGATGAGGCGTGTATTGCTGTTATAATTTCAAGAGCATTGCTGATATTTGTTGGTTTTCTAGCTATTTATTTGTTCAGAAAACAGTTTACAAACATGTTTATGTCCacataa